In the genome of Segatella copri, one region contains:
- the dtd gene encoding D-aminoacyl-tRNA deacylase, with protein sequence MRIVIQRVGHASVTIEGEVKSAIKQGYLILLGVEESDTSEDVDWLVRKVIGLRVFDDENHVMNRSIMDINGEILVISQFTLFASYKKGNRPSWLRAAKHEISVPLYEEFCKKLSDALGKPVGTGEFGADMKVELLNDGPVTIMMDTHNKE encoded by the coding sequence ATGAGAATAGTAATACAGCGTGTAGGCCATGCCTCTGTAACCATTGAAGGAGAAGTGAAATCTGCCATCAAGCAGGGCTATCTGATCCTTCTCGGCGTTGAGGAAAGCGACACTTCAGAAGACGTAGATTGGTTGGTTAGAAAGGTTATCGGCCTTCGTGTTTTCGACGACGAGAATCACGTAATGAACCGCTCCATTATGGATATAAACGGCGAGATTCTGGTGATTAGCCAGTTCACCCTATTCGCCAGCTACAAGAAGGGCAATCGCCCTAGCTGGCTCAGAGCAGCCAAGCACGAAATCAGCGTTCCGCTCTATGAAGAGTTCTGCAAGAAGCTATCCGATGCACTCGGAAAGCCAGTAGGAACGGGCGAATTTGGTGCCGACATGAAGGTAGAATTACTGAATGATGGTCCTGTTACCATCATGATGGACACCCATAATAAGGAGTAA
- a CDS encoding polyprenyl synthetase family protein, which produces MDYLSLIKQPIEADLADFVDLFNKSLMHSDGLLSQVLDHIRQRAGKRMRPMLILLMARNFGKVSSVTQHSAVGLELLHTASLVHDDVVDESGERRGQASVNATYNNKVAVLVGDYILSTALLHVSYSHSEEIVRYLAELGRTLSNGEILQLNSISNEEISEEIYYEVINQKTAALFEACAGIGALSANASAVEVTAAKRFGQNLGIIFQIRDDIFDYYDSKEIGKPTGNDMTEGKLTLPVIYALKSTGDEEMMKLARKVKSREISSEEIAQLVAFTKENGGIEYADKRMWDFHAEAMIFLDTYVEDKDVYNALKAYLDFVIERKA; this is translated from the coding sequence ATGGACTATTTATCACTTATCAAACAACCAATTGAGGCAGATTTGGCAGATTTCGTAGATTTGTTCAACAAGTCTTTGATGCACAGTGACGGCCTCCTTTCCCAGGTGCTCGACCACATCCGTCAGCGCGCTGGAAAGCGCATGCGCCCTATGCTCATCCTGCTGATGGCTCGTAATTTTGGAAAGGTTTCTAGCGTAACTCAACATTCTGCTGTTGGTTTGGAGCTTCTTCATACCGCTTCGCTGGTTCATGATGATGTGGTTGATGAGAGTGGCGAGCGTCGTGGACAGGCTAGTGTGAATGCTACCTATAATAATAAGGTAGCCGTACTTGTGGGCGACTATATTTTATCAACCGCTCTTCTTCATGTATCTTATTCTCATTCAGAAGAGATTGTTCGCTATCTGGCAGAGTTGGGTCGTACCTTGTCGAATGGTGAGATTCTCCAGTTGAATAGTATCAGCAATGAAGAAATATCAGAAGAGATTTATTATGAAGTAATTAACCAGAAAACTGCCGCACTCTTCGAGGCTTGTGCAGGTATTGGTGCGTTATCGGCCAATGCTTCTGCCGTAGAGGTTACTGCTGCCAAGCGATTTGGCCAGAATCTCGGCATCATTTTCCAGATTCGTGATGATATCTTTGATTATTATGATTCCAAGGAGATTGGTAAGCCAACGGGCAACGATATGACGGAGGGTAAACTGACCCTGCCTGTTATCTATGCACTTAAGTCAACGGGCGATGAGGAGATGATGAAGCTGGCGAGAAAGGTGAAATCCCGTGAGATTTCTTCAGAGGAAATCGCTCAGCTGGTGGCATTTACCAAGGAGAATGGCGGTATAGAATATGCTGATAAGCGTATGTGGGATTTCCATGCCGAGGCGATGATTTTCCTCGATACATACGTGGAGGATAAGGATGTATATAATGCCTTGAAGGCGTATTTGGACTTCGTAATAGAACGAAAAGCGTAA
- the deoC gene encoding deoxyribose-phosphate aldolase encodes MSSIKEQVLAQQGQYSESDDKYLSVLKQYNCDLNDEEIAAEVKKILDEKVAENETMEVKKFLFGSIELTSLHTEDTEESILKMIEKVNQFAHDYPELPHVATVCTYPNFAGLISQSLEVDGVEIAVVSGNFPSSQTFIEVKIAETAMAIKDGATEVDIVMPVGKFFSEDYEGLCDDIQELKATCGEHKMKCILETGDLKNCSNIMKASVLAMYAGSDYIKTSTGKEKVSATPEAAYVMCQAIKAYYEKTGIQIGFKPAGGINTVHDAVVYYTIVKEVLGEKWLTNQWLRLGTSRLTNLLLSEILGKEIKYF; translated from the coding sequence ATGAGCAGTATTAAAGAACAGGTTCTTGCACAGCAGGGACAGTATAGCGAGTCGGACGACAAGTATTTGTCTGTATTGAAACAGTATAATTGCGACCTCAACGACGAGGAAATCGCAGCAGAAGTGAAGAAGATTCTCGATGAGAAGGTAGCAGAGAATGAGACTATGGAGGTGAAGAAGTTCCTCTTCGGTAGCATCGAGCTTACATCTCTTCATACAGAGGATACAGAGGAAAGCATCCTGAAGATGATTGAAAAGGTAAACCAGTTTGCCCACGATTATCCTGAGCTTCCTCATGTAGCAACCGTATGCACCTACCCTAACTTCGCTGGTCTTATCAGTCAGAGTCTGGAGGTTGATGGCGTAGAAATCGCCGTTGTAAGCGGTAATTTCCCATCTTCTCAGACATTTATCGAGGTAAAGATTGCCGAGACAGCCATGGCTATCAAGGATGGTGCTACAGAGGTAGATATCGTAATGCCTGTAGGCAAGTTCTTCAGCGAGGATTACGAGGGTCTCTGCGACGATATCCAGGAGTTGAAGGCAACCTGCGGCGAGCATAAGATGAAGTGTATCCTGGAAACAGGCGACTTGAAGAACTGCAGCAACATCATGAAGGCTTCTGTTCTTGCCATGTATGCAGGTTCTGATTACATCAAGACTTCTACAGGTAAGGAGAAGGTTTCAGCTACTCCAGAGGCAGCTTACGTAATGTGCCAGGCCATCAAGGCTTACTACGAGAAGACTGGTATTCAGATAGGTTTCAAGCCTGCCGGCGGCATCAATACCGTTCACGACGCAGTGGTTTACTACACCATCGTGAAGGAAGTTTTGGGCGAAAAGTGGCTTACCAACCAGTGGTTGCGCCTCGGCACATCGCGCCTTACCAACCTCCTCTTGAGCGAAATCCTGGGTAAGGAAATCAAGTATTTCTAA
- the uvrC gene encoding excinuclease ABC subunit UvrC — translation MTKQENEERLARLKNIVLSMPEKPGSYQYYDENHTIIYVGKAKNLKRRVSSYFHKEVDRYKTKVLVSKIFDISYTVVNTEEDALLLENSLIKKYNPRYNVLLKDGKTYPSICVTNEYFPRIFKTRNINKKVGTFFGPYPHVGSMYAVLEVIKKLYKPRTCRFPITKEGVAEGKYKPCLEYHIHNCGAPCINKQSYEEYQENMRQAREILKGNTREVSKYLYDLMMKNAELLRFEIAEEYKKKYQLLDEFEAKSEVVSHTITDVDVFTIVNDDAMKNAFINYIHVKNGTINQSFTYEYKRKLEESDEELLITAIPEIRERFHSTSKEIIVPFEMEWKLKDATFFVPQRGDKKHLLELSEMNCKQYKFDRLKQAEKLNPEQKQTRLMKELQTKLKLPKMPYQIECFDNSNISGTDAVAGCIVYKGMKPSRKDYRKYNIKTVEGPDDYASMQEVVRRRYSRMIEEETPLPDLIITDGGKGQMEVVREVIEDELHLEIPIAGLAKDDRHRTNELLYGFPPQTIALPPESELFKVLTQIQDEVHRYAITFHRDKRSKHALHSELDDIKGIGPKAKEALLSKFKSVKKIKEASQEQLAEVLGPHKAKILAKYFAEKDENMK, via the coding sequence ATGACGAAACAAGAAAATGAGGAGCGATTGGCAAGGCTGAAAAACATAGTTTTGAGCATGCCGGAGAAGCCAGGAAGCTATCAATACTACGACGAAAACCATACGATTATATACGTGGGAAAGGCGAAAAATCTGAAGAGAAGAGTGTCTTCTTACTTCCATAAAGAGGTGGATAGATACAAGACTAAGGTGCTTGTTTCTAAAATTTTCGACATCTCTTATACCGTTGTAAACACCGAGGAAGATGCCCTTTTGCTGGAAAACAGCCTCATTAAAAAGTATAATCCAAGATATAATGTCTTGCTGAAAGACGGCAAAACCTACCCTTCTATATGCGTTACGAACGAGTATTTTCCCCGCATTTTCAAGACCCGAAACATCAATAAAAAGGTGGGAACTTTCTTCGGTCCTTACCCTCATGTGGGCAGCATGTATGCCGTTCTGGAGGTCATCAAGAAGCTGTATAAACCCCGCACCTGCCGGTTTCCTATCACCAAAGAAGGCGTGGCGGAAGGCAAATACAAGCCCTGTCTGGAGTACCATATTCACAACTGTGGTGCCCCTTGTATCAACAAGCAGAGCTACGAGGAGTACCAGGAAAACATGCGCCAGGCACGTGAAATTCTGAAGGGAAACACCCGCGAAGTGAGCAAATATCTCTATGATTTGATGATGAAAAATGCCGAACTTCTGCGCTTCGAAATAGCCGAAGAATACAAGAAGAAGTACCAGTTGCTGGACGAATTTGAGGCAAAAAGCGAGGTGGTAAGCCATACCATTACCGACGTTGACGTCTTCACCATCGTGAATGATGACGCCATGAAGAATGCCTTCATCAACTATATTCACGTAAAAAACGGCACTATCAACCAGAGCTTCACCTACGAGTATAAGCGCAAGCTGGAGGAGAGCGACGAGGAACTTCTGATTACCGCCATACCGGAAATCAGAGAGCGTTTCCACTCTACTTCGAAAGAGATTATCGTGCCTTTCGAGATGGAATGGAAACTGAAAGATGCCACCTTCTTCGTGCCGCAGAGAGGCGACAAGAAGCACCTTCTGGAGCTCTCGGAAATGAACTGCAAGCAGTATAAATTCGACCGTCTGAAGCAGGCTGAAAAGCTCAATCCGGAGCAGAAACAAACCCGATTGATGAAGGAATTGCAGACGAAACTGAAGCTTCCAAAGATGCCTTACCAGATAGAATGCTTCGATAATTCCAACATATCGGGTACCGATGCCGTGGCTGGATGTATCGTATATAAAGGTATGAAACCATCAAGAAAGGACTATAGGAAATACAACATCAAAACGGTGGAAGGACCGGATGATTATGCTTCGATGCAGGAGGTGGTAAGACGAAGATACAGTCGCATGATAGAGGAAGAAACTCCCCTGCCAGACCTTATCATCACCGATGGTGGAAAGGGCCAGATGGAGGTGGTAAGAGAGGTGATAGAAGACGAACTGCACCTGGAAATTCCTATCGCAGGTCTTGCCAAGGACGACCGCCACCGCACCAACGAACTCCTCTACGGCTTCCCGCCACAAACCATCGCTCTACCACCAGAAAGCGAGCTTTTTAAGGTATTGACGCAGATACAGGACGAAGTACATAGATACGCCATCACCTTCCATCGTGACAAGCGCAGCAAGCACGCCCTGCATTCGGAATTAGACGATATCAAAGGCATCGGTCCTAAGGCAAAAGAGGCACTCCTGAGCAAGTTTAAGAGCGTGAAAAAGATAAAAGAAGCATCGCAGGAACAGCTTGCCGAGGTATTAGGCCCTCATAAAGCCAAAATTCTTGCGAAATATTTCGCCGAAAAAGACGAGAATATGAAATAA
- a CDS encoding nucleotide pyrophosphohydrolase has product MTIKEAQEAVDKWIKEYGVRYFSELTNMACLTEEVGELARVIARTYGDQSFKKGEKPNLGEEMADVLWVLICLANQTGIDLTEELQKSIDKKTQRDAERHKNNPKLKE; this is encoded by the coding sequence ATGACTATAAAAGAAGCACAGGAAGCAGTAGATAAGTGGATTAAGGAATATGGCGTTCGCTATTTCAGCGAGCTTACCAATATGGCTTGTCTTACGGAAGAAGTAGGAGAACTGGCTCGTGTCATCGCCCGAACATACGGCGACCAGAGCTTCAAAAAAGGCGAAAAGCCTAACCTAGGAGAGGAAATGGCTGACGTTCTCTGGGTTCTCATTTGTCTGGCTAACCAAACGGGTATCGATCTTACCGAAGAGCTCCAGAAAAGCATCGACAAGAAGACCCAAAGGGATGCTGAAAGACATAAGAACAATCCGAAATTGAAGGAATAA
- a CDS encoding adenine phosphoribosyltransferase encodes MNNQLLLDNLRCIPDWPIKGVNFRDVSTLFKNPASLKEICDEMYEIYKDKGITKIVGIESRGFVMSSALAIRLGAGVVLCRKPGKLPCKTVQASYAKEYGIDTIEIHEDAINENDVILLHDDLLATGGTMKAACDLVKKFHPKKVYANFIIELVNENFEGRKIFDDDVEVSTLLQL; translated from the coding sequence ATGAACAATCAGCTATTATTAGACAATCTGCGTTGCATTCCAGATTGGCCTATCAAGGGTGTAAACTTCCGTGACGTGAGTACCCTTTTCAAGAATCCTGCATCTCTCAAGGAGATCTGTGACGAGATGTATGAGATCTACAAAGACAAGGGAATTACCAAGATTGTGGGCATCGAATCTCGCGGTTTCGTAATGTCTTCGGCACTCGCCATTCGCCTCGGAGCAGGCGTAGTTTTGTGCCGCAAGCCAGGTAAGCTTCCATGCAAAACCGTGCAGGCTAGCTACGCCAAAGAGTATGGCATCGACACCATCGAAATCCACGAAGATGCCATCAACGAGAACGACGTAATCCTCCTCCACGACGACCTTCTCGCCACCGGCGGAACCATGAAGGCTGCATGCGATCTGGTGAAGAAATTCCACCCGAAGAAGGTGTATGCCAACTTCATTATCGAGCTCGTAAACGAGAATTTCGAAGGTAGAAAAATCTTCGATGACGACGTAGAAGTATCAACTTTATTGCAGTTGTAA